The Triticum aestivum cultivar Chinese Spring chromosome 7B, IWGSC CS RefSeq v2.1, whole genome shotgun sequence genome window below encodes:
- the LOC123156959 gene encoding sister chromatid cohesion protein PDS5 homolog A isoform X1: MAAVAGQLRELGDKLGSELPAEAEALAKLLEQAAECLHGIEQSPGSSVMEAIQPCLTAVVRKELLKHQDQDVKVLLATCFCEITRITAPEAPYSDDVLRTIFRLIVGTFGGLADVNSHYFSRRVAILETVARYRACVVMLDLECNDLITDMFRTFLEIVSENHEANVVKSMQTIMALIIEESEIIHQSLLHVLLSALGRKKTGISLSARKLARGVIEQSAGKLEPYIKKFLTSSLAGANSSANGHIDHHEVIFDVYQCAPRVLKVVVPYITGELLADEVEMRSKSVELLGELFSLPGVPVLESFKSLFIEFLKRLTDRVVEIRLSVIEHLKKCLISNHSRPEAPEIIKALCDRLLDYEENVRKQVVAAVCDVACHEFGAVPIETIKLVAERVRDKSLLVKCYTMERLADIYKLYCLKGSDSSTNFDNFEWIPGKILRCIYDKDFRPESIESVLCGSLFPPEFPTKERVKHWVIAATHFDKVEMKALEQILLQKQRFDRVSINHFLIIALPFLFFPFLNVLICCILINFRLQQEMLKYMSLRQTSQEDAADLQKRILGCFRSMSRLFSDAVKAEEYLNMLHQLKDENIWKMFTSLLDCATTFNNAWSIRVDLLKSLGEKHELYDFVSTLSMRCSYLLVNKEYVKEILSAASEQKSIGNTKHISSCMDLLTAISSFFPSLLSGFEEDIIELLKEDNEVLKEGIAHVLSKAGGNIREQLASSSSVALLLERLCLEGTRKQAKYSVHALAAITKDDGLMALSVLYKRLVDLLEEKKVHLPSILQSLGCIAQIAMPIFETRGEEIISFITKKILDCSDDTAKVSADKSEWGDSSHSCLLKIYGIKTLVKSCLPCKDAQVHPGIEKLMDILKSILTYGDISPNMISSASDKAHLRLAAAKAVLRLSRQWDHKVPVDVFYLTLRISQDDFPQMRKLFLSKVHQYIKERALDAKYACAFLIGIDDYHTPQYEEFQHNLIEVSQICQQVKMRQLSVQADVNLLTAYPEYIIPYLVHVLARDPSCPNIEEYEDVKAFAPIYWPLHLLLSTLLGEEGLQYSVPGMKKESFMTTLSIFRSIKCSKDVVDANKTKTLHAICDLGILIAKRLCPDQINVSENLTVPLPAQLYATVQNDQNENPVENDEQKWLGCETVLSHFEALMTANVAEVESPEDKMLIDETDEFGNEIPLGKIVQILKSRGAKKTGGKQKEASIPVNTGKDDDVLGLLREINLENQDNLGESVKSKPKKPQMDMKESNEKPVDFSTPKRKRSVSKSRPHSGKGSKDGDELLVHSASKGKTSDSLENKLKEKRRADSNDKDLVASPTSTKSPVSKGKKDAKSHTEVSRSSAKKSADEDSTMRAAELASLNGSFKRQKPRLVSGLAKCSTHDSSSKDLVGRRIKVWWPLDKEFYPGVVKSYDSAKKLHTVLYDDGDMEQLNMAKEKWKMIESNGSPMKQQKKDHVGSNQGRAQETKSTSSTKVPANQHKSIKTAQETKSTSSTKVPANQHKSVKTAQETKSTSSTKVPANQHKSIKTPSPLKRKEKPKTPPENKRRKTSGGSKSIEATSEAGVNDSDSASSLAHSDSDKDVKSDGEKDKEVAVGSAGKEKTGKTEKESAEDMELEEKKPDGDSLSCKEESDDETLSVWKKRASQAT; encoded by the exons ATGGCTGCCGTCGCGGGCCAGCTCAGGGAGCTCGGGGACAAGCTCGGCTCCGAGCTgccggccgaggccgaggcgctcgcCAAGCTCCTCGAG CAAGCTGCGGAATGCCTACATGGAATAGAACAGTCACCAGGGTCCTCGGTGATGGAAGCTATCCAACCATGTCTAACAGCAGTTGTCAGAAAAGAATTGCTGAAACATCAGGATCAAGATGTTAAAGTTCTCTTGGCAACCTGCTTCTGTGAAATTACAAGAATAACTGCACCTGAAGCTCCATATAGTGATGATGTTTTAAGG ACCATATTTCGTCTGATTGTTGGTACATTTGGTGGACTCGCTGATGTTAATAGCCATTACTTTAGCAGGAGAGTTGCTATTCTGGAAACAGTTGCAAGATACCGGGCATGTGTTGTGATGTTAGACCTTGAATGCAACGATCTCATCACAGACATGTTCCGAACTTTTTTAGAAATCGTCAG TGAAAATCATGAAGCAAATGTTGTGAAATCAATGCAGACAATTATGGCCCTTATTATAGAAGAGAGCGAGATTATACATCAAAGCCTTCTACATGTACTCTTATCAGCTTTAGGCCGTAAAAAAACT GGTATTTCTTTATCTGCACGTAAGCTGGCTCGGGGTGTTATAGAGCAATCTGCAGGAAAACTCGAACCATACATAAAGAAGTTTCTTACATCATCCTTGGCTGGGGCCAACAGTTCTGCAAATGGCCACATTGATCACCACGAGGTCATATTTGATGTGTATCAGTGTGCTCCAAGGGTTCTTAAAGTGGTGGTGCCTTATATAACTGGGGAACTACTG GCAGATGAAGTAGAAATGCGGTCTAAATCAGTTGAGTTGCTCGGCGAACTTTTTTCTTTACCTGGAGTCCCTGTATTGGAATCTTTTAAGTCTCTTTTCATTGAGTTCCTGAAGAGATTGACTGACAGAGTGGTAGAAATCCGTCTTTCTGTGATTGAGCATTTAAAGAAATGTCTAATCTCAAACCATTCCCGTCCCGAAGCTCCTGAGATTATCA AGGCACTTTGTGacagactgttggattatgaagaaaATGTACGAAAACAAGTTGTGGCTGCTGTTTGTGATGTAGCTTGCCATGAATTTGGTGCTGTGCCAATTGAAACTATCAAACTAGTAGCCGAGCGTGTCCGTGATAAATCG CTTCTAGTGAAGTGCTACACCATGGAGCGATTGGCTGATATCTACAAGCTGTATTGCCTGAAGGGTTCTGATAGCTCGACTAATTTTGATAATTTTGAGTGGATACCTGGAAAAATATTGAGATGTATTTACGACAAAGATTTTAG GCCTGAGTCAATTGAATCAGTCCTATGTGGTTCATTATTTCCACCAGAGTTTCCGACAAAGGAAAGAGTGAAACATTGGGTAATTGCTGCCACACATTTTGATAAAGTTGAGATGAAAGCTCTTGAACAGATTCTTCTGCAGAAGCAAAGGTTTGACCGTGTGTCCATAAATCATTTTTTGATAATTGctctcccttttcttttctttccttttttgaatgttCTGATTTGTTGCATTTTGATCAACTTCAGACTACAACAAGAAATGCTGAAGTACATGTCCCTTCGACAGACAAGCCAG GAAGATGCAGCTGATCTGCAAAAAAGAATCTTGGGATGTTTTCGGAGCATGTCCCGTTTGTTCAGTGACGCGGTAAAGGCCGAGGAGTACTTGAACATGCTTCATCAGCTGAAAGATGAAAATATCTGGAAAATGTTCACAAGTTTGCTTGATTGCGCAACAACATTCAATAATGCTTGGTCTATTCGG GTTGATTTGCTCAAGTCACTTGGTGAAAAACATGAACTGTATGATTTTGTCAGCACACTATCAATGCGATGTTCGTATCTACTTGTGAATAAAGAATATGTCAAAGAGATCCTGTCTGCAGCTTCTGAGCAAAAATCTATTGGGAATACAAAACACATCTCATCATGCATGGATCTTCTGACG GCAATATCTAGTTTCTTCCCTTCACTTTTATCTGGATTCGAAGAAGATATCATTGAACTTCTGAAGGAGGATAATGAAGTTCTTAAAGAGGGTATTGCTCATGTTTTGTCCAAAGCTGGTGGTAACATTCGTGAACAACTGGCCTCATCAAG CTCTGTTGCTCTTCTGTTAGAGCGGCTATGTTTAGAGGGCACAAGGAAGCAGGCTAAATATTCTGTTCATGCTTTAGCCGCTATAACTAAAGATGATGGTCTGATGGCACTATCTGTTCTTTACAAG AGGCTTGTGGATTTGTTGGAGGAGAAGAAAGTCCATTTACCTTCTATCTTGCAATCTTTGGGGTGTATAGCTCAGATAGCGATGCCAATTTTCGAAACAAGGGGGGAAGAGATAATAAGTTTCATAACCAAAAAGATTCTTGACTGCAGTGAT GATACGGCTAAAGTTTCCGCTGACAAATCTGAATGGGGTGATAGTTCACATAGTTGTTTGCTCAAG ATTTATGGCATTAAAACTTTGGTGAAGAGCTGCCTACCTTGCAAAGATGCTCAAGTGCATCCTGGAATAGAAAAATTAATGGATATCCTTAAGAGCATTCTTACATATGGTGATATTTCCCCAAACATGATATCAAG TGCTAGTGATAAGGCCCATTTGAGGCTGGCTGCAGCGAAAGCTGTTCTCCGCTTATCAAGACAATGGGACCATAAAGTGCCTGTTGATGTGTTTTATTTGACTCTAAGGATTTCACAG GATGATTTCCCTCAAATGAGGAAGTTGTTTCTCAGTAAAGTACATCAATACATCAAGGAGAGGGCTTTGGACGCAAAATATGCCTGCGCCTTCTTGATAGGCATAGACGATTATCATACACCACAGTACGAAGAG TTCCAGCACAACCTGATCGAAGTGTCACAAATATGCCAACAAGTTAAGATGCGTCAACTATCTGTCCAAGCAGATGTGAATTTGCTCACAGCTTACCCAGAATATATTATTCCATATCTGGTTCATGTCCTCGCTCGTGATCCTTCATGCCCTAACATTGAGGAATATGAGGATGTCAAAGCATTTGCTCCAATTTACTG GCCATTGCATCTACTTCTTTCAACCCTCCTGGGAGAAGAAGGTTTGCAGTATAGTGTACCTGGTATGAAAAAGGAGAGCTTCATGACAACATTATCTATATTCAGAAGCATCAAATGTTCAAAAGACGTGGTCGATGCAAATAAGACCAAG ACTCTACATGCTATATGTGATCTTGGTATTCTTATTGCAAAGAGGTTATGTCCGGACCAGATAAACGTATCAGAAAATCTGACGGTTCCATTGCCTGCACAACTTTATGCGACAGTTCAGAATGACCAAAATGAAAACCCTGTG GAGAATGATGAACAGAAGTGGTTGGGATGTGAGACTGTACTATCCCATTTCGAGGCTCTTATGACAGCAAATGTTGCTGAG GTTGAATCTCCCGAAGATAAGATGCTCATAGACGAGACTGATGAATTTGGTAATGAGATCCCTCTAGGGAAAATTGTCCAAATTCTTAAATCCCGAGGAGCAAAAAAGACAGGGGGGAAACAGAAGGAAGCATCTATTCCAGTAAATACTGGAAAAGATGATGATGTCTTGGGTTTGTTAAGAGAAATAAATTTAGAGAACCAGGACAATTTGGGGGAGTCGGTGAAGAGCAAACCAAAGAAGCCGCAGATGGATATGAAAGAGAGCAACGAGAAACCAGTAGATTTTTCGACACCAAAGCGCAAAAGATCAGTTTCTAAGAGTAGACCACACTCAGGAAAAGGCAGTAAAGACGGTGACGAGCTTTTAGTGCATTCTGCCAGCAAAGGAAAAACCAGTGACTCCTTAGAAAACAAGTTGAAGGAGAAAAGAAGAGCTGACTCAAATGATAAAGACTTGGTAGCATCACCTACCAGTACCAAATCCCCTGTATCCAAAGGGAAAAAGGATGCTAAGTCCCACACTGAAGTCTCGCGTAGCAGTGCAAAG AAGTCTGCTGATGAGGACAGTACTATGAGAGCTGCTGAACTGGCTAGTCTAAATGGGTCCTTCAAAAGACAGAAGCCAAGACTGGTTTCTGGTTTAGCAAAG TGTTCAACGCATGACTCGAGCAGTAAAGACTTGGTAGGACGTAGAATAAAAGTTTGGTGGCCTTTGGATAAGGA ATTTTATCCAGGTGTTGTGAAATCTTATGATTCAGCAAAGAAGCTACATACA GTCTTATATGATGACGGAGATATGGAGCAGCTTAACATGGCTAAAGAAAAGTGGAAAATGATTGAAAGTAATGGTTCACCAATGAAG cagcaaaagaaggatcatgtaGGTTCAAATCAAGGACG AGCACAAGAGACGAAATCTACCAGCAGCACGAAAGTTCCAGCTAACCAACATAAGTCAATAAAGAC AGCACAGGAGACGAAATCTACCAGCAGCACGAAAGTTCCAGCTAACCAACATAAGTCAGTAAAGAC AGCACAGGAGACGAAATCTACCAGCAGCACGAAAGTTCCAGCTAACCAACATAAGTCAATAAAGAC GCCCTCACCTCTAAAgaggaaagaaaaaccaaaaacgcCGCCGGAAAACAAGCGTAGAAAAACATCAGGAGGTAGCAAGTCCATCGAAGCTACCAGCGAAGCTGGTGTTAATGATTCAGATTCAGCCAGTTCTCTCGCTCATTCAGATTCCGACAAAGATGTAAAATCAG ATGGCGAGAAGGATAAAGAGGTAGCAGTTGGCTCAGCTGGGaaagaaaaaacaggaaaaacagAGAAAGAGTCTGCAGAAGATATGGAGCTGGAAGAGAAAAAACCTGACGGCGACAGTTTGAGCTGCAAGGAGGAATCTGACGACGAAACTCTT AGTGTCTGGAAAAAGCGTGCATCGCAAGCGACATAG
- the LOC123156959 gene encoding sister chromatid cohesion protein PDS5 homolog A isoform X5 yields MAAVAGQLRELGDKLGSELPAEAEALAKLLEQAAECLHGIEQSPGSSVMEAIQPCLTAVVRKELLKHQDQDVKVLLATCFCEITRITAPEAPYSDDVLRTIFRLIVGTFGGLADVNSHYFSRRVAILETVARYRACVVMLDLECNDLITDMFRTFLEIVSENHEANVVKSMQTIMALIIEESEIIHQSLLHVLLSALGRKKTGISLSARKLARGVIEQSAGKLEPYIKKFLTSSLAGANSSANGHIDHHEVIFDVYQCAPRVLKVVVPYITGELLADEVEMRSKSVELLGELFSLPGVPVLESFKSLFIEFLKRLTDRVVEIRLSVIEHLKKCLISNHSRPEAPEIIKALCDRLLDYEENVRKQVVAAVCDVACHEFGAVPIETIKLVAERVRDKSLLVKCYTMERLADIYKLYCLKGSDSSTNFDNFEWIPGKILRCIYDKDFRPESIESVLCGSLFPPEFPTKERVKHWVIAATHFDKVEMKALEQILLQKQRLQQEMLKYMSLRQTSQEDAADLQKRILGCFRSMSRLFSDAVKAEEYLNMLHQLKDENIWKMFTSLLDCATTFNNAWSIRVDLLKSLGEKHELYDFVSTLSMRCSYLLVNKEYVKEILSAASEQKSIGNTKHISSCMDLLTAISSFFPSLLSGFEEDIIELLKEDNEVLKEGIAHVLSKAGGNIREQLASSSSVALLLERLCLEGTRKQAKYSVHALAAITKDDGLMALSVLYKRLVDLLEEKKVHLPSILQSLGCIAQIAMPIFETRGEEIISFITKKILDCSDDTAKVSADKSEWGDSSHSCLLKIYGIKTLVKSCLPCKDAQVHPGIEKLMDILKSILTYGDISPNMISSASDKAHLRLAAAKAVLRLSRQWDHKVPVDVFYLTLRISQDDFPQMRKLFLSKVHQYIKERALDAKYACAFLIGIDDYHTPQYEEFQHNLIEVSQICQQVKMRQLSVQADVNLLTAYPEYIIPYLVHVLARDPSCPNIEEYEDVKAFAPIYWPLHLLLSTLLGEEGLQYSVPGMKKESFMTTLSIFRSIKCSKDVVDANKTKTLHAICDLGILIAKRLCPDQINVSENLTVPLPAQLYATVQNDQNENPVENDEQKWLGCETVLSHFEALMTANVAEVESPEDKMLIDETDEFGNEIPLGKIVQILKSRGAKKTGGKQKEASIPVNTGKDDDVLGLLREINLENQDNLGESVKSKPKKPQMDMKESNEKPVDFSTPKRKRSVSKSRPHSGKGSKDGDELLVHSASKGKTSDSLENKLKEKRRADSNDKDLVASPTSTKSPVSKGKKDAKSHTEVSRSSAKKSADEDSTMRAAELASLNGSFKRQKPRLVSGLAKCSTHDSSSKDLVGRRIKVWWPLDKEFYPGVVKSYDSAKKLHTVLYDDGDMEQLNMAKEKWKMIESNGSPMKQQKKDHVGSNQGRAQETKSTSSTKVPANQHKSIKTAQETKSTSSTKVPANQHKSVKTAQETKSTSSTKVPANQHKSIKTPSPLKRKEKPKTPPENKRRKTSGGSKSIEATSEAGVNDSDSASSLAHSDSDKDVKSDGEKDKEVAVGSAGKEKTGKTEKESAEDMELEEKKPDGDSLSCKEESDDETLSVWKKRASQAT; encoded by the exons ATGGCTGCCGTCGCGGGCCAGCTCAGGGAGCTCGGGGACAAGCTCGGCTCCGAGCTgccggccgaggccgaggcgctcgcCAAGCTCCTCGAG CAAGCTGCGGAATGCCTACATGGAATAGAACAGTCACCAGGGTCCTCGGTGATGGAAGCTATCCAACCATGTCTAACAGCAGTTGTCAGAAAAGAATTGCTGAAACATCAGGATCAAGATGTTAAAGTTCTCTTGGCAACCTGCTTCTGTGAAATTACAAGAATAACTGCACCTGAAGCTCCATATAGTGATGATGTTTTAAGG ACCATATTTCGTCTGATTGTTGGTACATTTGGTGGACTCGCTGATGTTAATAGCCATTACTTTAGCAGGAGAGTTGCTATTCTGGAAACAGTTGCAAGATACCGGGCATGTGTTGTGATGTTAGACCTTGAATGCAACGATCTCATCACAGACATGTTCCGAACTTTTTTAGAAATCGTCAG TGAAAATCATGAAGCAAATGTTGTGAAATCAATGCAGACAATTATGGCCCTTATTATAGAAGAGAGCGAGATTATACATCAAAGCCTTCTACATGTACTCTTATCAGCTTTAGGCCGTAAAAAAACT GGTATTTCTTTATCTGCACGTAAGCTGGCTCGGGGTGTTATAGAGCAATCTGCAGGAAAACTCGAACCATACATAAAGAAGTTTCTTACATCATCCTTGGCTGGGGCCAACAGTTCTGCAAATGGCCACATTGATCACCACGAGGTCATATTTGATGTGTATCAGTGTGCTCCAAGGGTTCTTAAAGTGGTGGTGCCTTATATAACTGGGGAACTACTG GCAGATGAAGTAGAAATGCGGTCTAAATCAGTTGAGTTGCTCGGCGAACTTTTTTCTTTACCTGGAGTCCCTGTATTGGAATCTTTTAAGTCTCTTTTCATTGAGTTCCTGAAGAGATTGACTGACAGAGTGGTAGAAATCCGTCTTTCTGTGATTGAGCATTTAAAGAAATGTCTAATCTCAAACCATTCCCGTCCCGAAGCTCCTGAGATTATCA AGGCACTTTGTGacagactgttggattatgaagaaaATGTACGAAAACAAGTTGTGGCTGCTGTTTGTGATGTAGCTTGCCATGAATTTGGTGCTGTGCCAATTGAAACTATCAAACTAGTAGCCGAGCGTGTCCGTGATAAATCG CTTCTAGTGAAGTGCTACACCATGGAGCGATTGGCTGATATCTACAAGCTGTATTGCCTGAAGGGTTCTGATAGCTCGACTAATTTTGATAATTTTGAGTGGATACCTGGAAAAATATTGAGATGTATTTACGACAAAGATTTTAG GCCTGAGTCAATTGAATCAGTCCTATGTGGTTCATTATTTCCACCAGAGTTTCCGACAAAGGAAAGAGTGAAACATTGGGTAATTGCTGCCACACATTTTGATAAAGTTGAGATGAAAGCTCTTGAACAGATTCTTCTGCAGAAGCAAAG ACTACAACAAGAAATGCTGAAGTACATGTCCCTTCGACAGACAAGCCAG GAAGATGCAGCTGATCTGCAAAAAAGAATCTTGGGATGTTTTCGGAGCATGTCCCGTTTGTTCAGTGACGCGGTAAAGGCCGAGGAGTACTTGAACATGCTTCATCAGCTGAAAGATGAAAATATCTGGAAAATGTTCACAAGTTTGCTTGATTGCGCAACAACATTCAATAATGCTTGGTCTATTCGG GTTGATTTGCTCAAGTCACTTGGTGAAAAACATGAACTGTATGATTTTGTCAGCACACTATCAATGCGATGTTCGTATCTACTTGTGAATAAAGAATATGTCAAAGAGATCCTGTCTGCAGCTTCTGAGCAAAAATCTATTGGGAATACAAAACACATCTCATCATGCATGGATCTTCTGACG GCAATATCTAGTTTCTTCCCTTCACTTTTATCTGGATTCGAAGAAGATATCATTGAACTTCTGAAGGAGGATAATGAAGTTCTTAAAGAGGGTATTGCTCATGTTTTGTCCAAAGCTGGTGGTAACATTCGTGAACAACTGGCCTCATCAAG CTCTGTTGCTCTTCTGTTAGAGCGGCTATGTTTAGAGGGCACAAGGAAGCAGGCTAAATATTCTGTTCATGCTTTAGCCGCTATAACTAAAGATGATGGTCTGATGGCACTATCTGTTCTTTACAAG AGGCTTGTGGATTTGTTGGAGGAGAAGAAAGTCCATTTACCTTCTATCTTGCAATCTTTGGGGTGTATAGCTCAGATAGCGATGCCAATTTTCGAAACAAGGGGGGAAGAGATAATAAGTTTCATAACCAAAAAGATTCTTGACTGCAGTGAT GATACGGCTAAAGTTTCCGCTGACAAATCTGAATGGGGTGATAGTTCACATAGTTGTTTGCTCAAG ATTTATGGCATTAAAACTTTGGTGAAGAGCTGCCTACCTTGCAAAGATGCTCAAGTGCATCCTGGAATAGAAAAATTAATGGATATCCTTAAGAGCATTCTTACATATGGTGATATTTCCCCAAACATGATATCAAG TGCTAGTGATAAGGCCCATTTGAGGCTGGCTGCAGCGAAAGCTGTTCTCCGCTTATCAAGACAATGGGACCATAAAGTGCCTGTTGATGTGTTTTATTTGACTCTAAGGATTTCACAG GATGATTTCCCTCAAATGAGGAAGTTGTTTCTCAGTAAAGTACATCAATACATCAAGGAGAGGGCTTTGGACGCAAAATATGCCTGCGCCTTCTTGATAGGCATAGACGATTATCATACACCACAGTACGAAGAG TTCCAGCACAACCTGATCGAAGTGTCACAAATATGCCAACAAGTTAAGATGCGTCAACTATCTGTCCAAGCAGATGTGAATTTGCTCACAGCTTACCCAGAATATATTATTCCATATCTGGTTCATGTCCTCGCTCGTGATCCTTCATGCCCTAACATTGAGGAATATGAGGATGTCAAAGCATTTGCTCCAATTTACTG GCCATTGCATCTACTTCTTTCAACCCTCCTGGGAGAAGAAGGTTTGCAGTATAGTGTACCTGGTATGAAAAAGGAGAGCTTCATGACAACATTATCTATATTCAGAAGCATCAAATGTTCAAAAGACGTGGTCGATGCAAATAAGACCAAG ACTCTACATGCTATATGTGATCTTGGTATTCTTATTGCAAAGAGGTTATGTCCGGACCAGATAAACGTATCAGAAAATCTGACGGTTCCATTGCCTGCACAACTTTATGCGACAGTTCAGAATGACCAAAATGAAAACCCTGTG GAGAATGATGAACAGAAGTGGTTGGGATGTGAGACTGTACTATCCCATTTCGAGGCTCTTATGACAGCAAATGTTGCTGAG GTTGAATCTCCCGAAGATAAGATGCTCATAGACGAGACTGATGAATTTGGTAATGAGATCCCTCTAGGGAAAATTGTCCAAATTCTTAAATCCCGAGGAGCAAAAAAGACAGGGGGGAAACAGAAGGAAGCATCTATTCCAGTAAATACTGGAAAAGATGATGATGTCTTGGGTTTGTTAAGAGAAATAAATTTAGAGAACCAGGACAATTTGGGGGAGTCGGTGAAGAGCAAACCAAAGAAGCCGCAGATGGATATGAAAGAGAGCAACGAGAAACCAGTAGATTTTTCGACACCAAAGCGCAAAAGATCAGTTTCTAAGAGTAGACCACACTCAGGAAAAGGCAGTAAAGACGGTGACGAGCTTTTAGTGCATTCTGCCAGCAAAGGAAAAACCAGTGACTCCTTAGAAAACAAGTTGAAGGAGAAAAGAAGAGCTGACTCAAATGATAAAGACTTGGTAGCATCACCTACCAGTACCAAATCCCCTGTATCCAAAGGGAAAAAGGATGCTAAGTCCCACACTGAAGTCTCGCGTAGCAGTGCAAAG AAGTCTGCTGATGAGGACAGTACTATGAGAGCTGCTGAACTGGCTAGTCTAAATGGGTCCTTCAAAAGACAGAAGCCAAGACTGGTTTCTGGTTTAGCAAAG TGTTCAACGCATGACTCGAGCAGTAAAGACTTGGTAGGACGTAGAATAAAAGTTTGGTGGCCTTTGGATAAGGA ATTTTATCCAGGTGTTGTGAAATCTTATGATTCAGCAAAGAAGCTACATACA GTCTTATATGATGACGGAGATATGGAGCAGCTTAACATGGCTAAAGAAAAGTGGAAAATGATTGAAAGTAATGGTTCACCAATGAAG cagcaaaagaaggatcatgtaGGTTCAAATCAAGGACG AGCACAAGAGACGAAATCTACCAGCAGCACGAAAGTTCCAGCTAACCAACATAAGTCAATAAAGAC AGCACAGGAGACGAAATCTACCAGCAGCACGAAAGTTCCAGCTAACCAACATAAGTCAGTAAAGAC AGCACAGGAGACGAAATCTACCAGCAGCACGAAAGTTCCAGCTAACCAACATAAGTCAATAAAGAC GCCCTCACCTCTAAAgaggaaagaaaaaccaaaaacgcCGCCGGAAAACAAGCGTAGAAAAACATCAGGAGGTAGCAAGTCCATCGAAGCTACCAGCGAAGCTGGTGTTAATGATTCAGATTCAGCCAGTTCTCTCGCTCATTCAGATTCCGACAAAGATGTAAAATCAG ATGGCGAGAAGGATAAAGAGGTAGCAGTTGGCTCAGCTGGGaaagaaaaaacaggaaaaacagAGAAAGAGTCTGCAGAAGATATGGAGCTGGAAGAGAAAAAACCTGACGGCGACAGTTTGAGCTGCAAGGAGGAATCTGACGACGAAACTCTT AGTGTCTGGAAAAAGCGTGCATCGCAAGCGACATAG